A segment of the Delphinus delphis chromosome 20, mDelDel1.2, whole genome shotgun sequence genome:
CTGGACCCGGCCTGCGGGGACAGGCGGTCAGGCAGCGAAGGGGCCGGGGGGAGACGGCAGAGGGGATCTGGGGAGGGTCAGGGGCTGGGCTCTGGAAGGATCACCCCACACAGGGCAGGGGCGTCCAGAGAAGGGGAAGCAGAGCCCAGTAGGCAAGGAGACTGGGAGTTGGGACAGAGGAGCGTGCAGGTAGAGATCTGGACTGGAGGCACACAGGCAGGTGAGACCCAGAGGGGTTCCGAAGAGGATTAGGGACAGGGACAGACAAACGGAGCACCGCAGATTCTGAGCTACACTTGGGGGATGCCCCAGCCAAGAGCCAGGTGGACCTGGGTGACTCCAGGAAGGATCCCAGACAGGCGTGGAGAGGAGACAGGGACTCCCAGGAAAGCTGGGCAGAGACAGACCCTGGGAGACCACAGAAGACAAACGggaaaagcagatgaaggaggatgGAAGCTTCAGGATAGGTGGCCAGCAGCCCAGGAGTCAGACTCCCCAGTGACAGACCCCAGCGGGCCAGCAGGCTCTTCCCACCTGCTGGTGCCTCCTCCCTCTGGCTGGCGCCTCCTCCCTCTGGCTGGCGCCTCCTTGCCTGTTCTGCCCTCAACCCTCGGCCTACCTGCCGCTGGATACTAATGCCCCTCCCCATGGGCGGGTGCCTGTGGTGGGGCCACTCCCTCCAGATGCCAGGTTCCCACCACACCTGTCACACTGCCCTCCCCGCCCCTAGGGAGGTGGCCACCAGGACAGGGAACACCAAGCCCGACATCGGCCAGATGTCGGGGGTGCAAGGAAGGAGGCACAGGCTGACAGGACGTTGACAGTCCAGGCTCATCAGGAGGGGGGGTCCCCACCACCACTCCCAGTCTTCAACACCTCATGAATCCTCCACCTAGAGCCACTGGTGGGGTGAGTGCAACCTGGGGTATCAGTGGCTCTGGGCAGGGGCAGCGTGTCCAGGAAGAGTGGGACTTCTAGAGTCCCGGGCAGGCTGACCCCACAGTAGACTGGACCGGACCAGCCCTCTCCAGCCAATGACAAGGGGCTAGAAACTGTCTTGGTCCAGAGCCCAGGCCTTGGCTTCCTCACCCTGGGGCTGCTTCCTGGCAACACACCTCTCAGGGCAGTGGGCTGCAGCCACCAAGCCCCTCCCCAGACCAGTGACATCTCTGCCAGGACAACCCCACCCCTCATCTTCCAACACCTGCTGGAACAGTCCAGGCAGCCAGGCCTGCAGCCCAGGGTGCCATGGTTCTGAGTCAGTGGTGCTTCCTGAGCCGAGCACTTCCCTGGTGGGTCCAGGTCCCAACAGACCAGAAGACATGCCAGGAACATGGGCAGCTCCTCAGAAACACCAGTCATCCTGCCCCTCACCCCCTGCTCCCAGATACCCTTCCCCATTGAGCACAGACAGTGGCACAGGTGGGTGGGGCCACCCCAAAGGGCAAACAGGTTTATTGCAGCTGTGGCCAGGCAATCAGCGGTTGGACTTGGCCACACGTTCCAGCTCATCCTTCTTCTTGATAGCGTAGGAGTTGGAGGAGCCCTGCAAGAAGGGATGGTTAGTTCCAATGTCGGAGGACCCTCCCCTTGAGActcgcgccccccccccccaggtgtCCTCACCCACCTTGGCAGCGTTGATGAGCTCGTCTGCCAGGCACTCGGCAATGGTCTTGATGTTCCGGAAGGCGGCCTCACGAGCACCTGTGCACAGCAGCCAGATGGCCTAGGGAGCACAGGGGTTCCTGTGCTAAGTAGGGGTTGCCCCTACACCACGCAGGGACACGGCTCTCCAGTACCCTGGGACCCAACAAATGCTGCCTACCACGTTGCCATCCGCAGGCCAACTGAGGCAAGACACAGTGGGAGCCCACAGCGCTGCCCAGGTGCCATGCTGCTAGATCTGGGATCAGACTGAGGGGCACAAAAAAGTGTGCGGACACAAAGGCTGAAGCTGGGTCCCTGATGACAGGTGACTTAAAACTAGCCATGACAGGGAAATGCAATGTGTTCCTGGCCTGGAACCCTTGACTGAAAACGAACAGCTAGAAAGGGTATGCTTGGGGACAGCTCCATAAACTGGAACAGTGATGTAATGTCAAATGTTAGATTGCTGTTACATTTCTTGGGGGTGATGGTGGGGACAGAACATCTTTATTCTAGGGGGACACCCACTGAAATGTTAACAGGGAAATGGTCAAAACACCTGCAACTGATTCTCAAATggtccaagaaaataaaaaaaaaacagtgtaaaaACATATACCCAAATGAAACGGGCCCTTCAATCTAATGCTGCCCAGGAGAGGGCCCAGAGCTAGGACGTGCTCTGCGTGGGGTGGGAATCCAGGAAGCCTTCATTACCTGACACTCAGGTAAACATGCAGACAAGAGATGAACATTCCCActtgccagcctctgctgccccagGCAGGATTCTGCCAGAGCCTGGTGGCTGCTCCTGGCCACCCACGTGTGCCCCAAAGCCCCAAGCCCACCTGATTCACACGGCGCAGCGGGGACACGTCCACGGCCTGCCGCCTCACTGTTCCAGCACGCCCAATGCGGGTCGAGTCCTCCCGGGGGCCGCTGTTGATGATGGCATTCACCAGGACCTGCAGGGGGTTCTAAAAGAAGGGGGCCATGAGCCAGATACCGGGCAAGCATCCCTCCCCGACCCTTCACCCCTAAAACCTGGAGCACCCTGGCATGCATATCGTGGGGCGGCCACTGGCTTTAGGGTGTACTAAGGGCACTCTGCCCCACCTGGCCTCAGGGCCCTACCTCGCCTGTGAGCAGATGGATGATCTCAAAGGCATGCTTGACGATGCGCACAGTCATGAGCTTCTTGCCATTGTTGCGGCCATGCATCATCATGGAGTTGGTGAGGCGCTCCACGATGGGGCACTGCGCCTTGCGGAAGCGCTTGGCCGCGTAGCGCCCTGCACTGTGGGGCAGGTATTTGGCATACTTCTCCTTCACTGCGATGTAATCCTGGGGCAGCAGGAAGAGGGGGTGAAGGGACCACGGTCAGGAGCAGGACGGATCTTGGCAGGGGACCAGAGAGACTGAACACCCACTCAGGGTAGCTCCCACCCACCTGCCTGCCACAGAAAAGTAAAACCGAAGCAAGTGACTTTACCAGGACACTAAAAAGAGTACTTCCTTTCTAATGGGAGGAAGGATATGGAAAACTAAGTAGACAACCACCCACGATACCAGTCTTGTTTTAAAAGTGTTCTTCACTCTGCACTGACGTTTTATGTCAAATAACTCTTTGTTCTGGAGGGGCTGTCCCGTGCACTGCAGTATGCCAGTAGCACTCCTCATTACTGACCCCCAAAAATGTACCCCTAAAGGGGTAGGGGCGGGGGGAACTAACCCAGAGAACCAGTGTTTCAAAACAATCATTCAACAATCTtgcctatatatacatacatattccaAGATAGTGTCTAGAAACACTAAACCATTCGAGAGGGTTGAGTCAGAGAACTGTCTATGTGAGGACTACTTTTGCTATTTCCAGTACGAAACCTACACAAAGTCATTCTACCACACACACATGAGAACATGTACAAACAATGAGTTTCTACAAATACAAGGATTAACAGGAAAAGAACACAGAGGATTCTGATGTAGGCACAACAGTCTGGTGTCTAGCCGGGAGAGGACCACTTGCACAAACAGGCAAGTAGACAGACAGGTGTCCATGCAGGGACTCACactgtgccaaaaaaaaaaaccgcgAATACCAAATGCCCCAGCAAG
Coding sequences within it:
- the RPS5 gene encoding small ribosomal subunit protein uS7, with the translated sequence MTEWETAAPAVAETPDIKLFGKWSTDDVQINDISLQDYIAVKEKYAKYLPHSAGRYAAKRFRKAQCPIVERLTNSMMMHGRNNGKKLMTVRIVKHAFEIIHLLTGENPLQVLVNAIINSGPREDSTRIGRAGTVRRQAVDVSPLRRVNQAIWLLCTGAREAAFRNIKTIAECLADELINAAKGSSNSYAIKKKDELERVAKSNR